Sequence from the Eleutherodactylus coqui strain aEleCoq1 chromosome 13, aEleCoq1.hap1, whole genome shotgun sequence genome:
ttctttccctccctccttccttctttccctccctccctccctcccaccttccttccctccctcttctcttccttccttccttccttccctccctcttctcttctttccttccttccctccatccctccttccttctttctctcgctccttccttccctctctccATCCATACTTCCTtctttccctccctccctccatccCTCCTTCCTTCCCTATCTCCCTCTATCCCTCATTCCTTCCTCCTCccttccttctttctctccctctctcctttcttccttcctacttgctctccctccttccttccttccctacctccctccattcctccttcctgctttctctccctccctccctccttccttcctactttctctctttccccctccttccttccttcctactttctctccctcctttcttccttcctactttctctctctccctccctccttcccttcctccctcctttcttccctcccttcctctttcttccctccttccttcctactttctctccctccctcctttcctccttcCTTCTATCTTTCTCTACctcccttctttcttccttcctactttctctccctccctcctttcctccttccttccatCTTTCTCTACctcccttctttcttccttcctactttctctccctccctcctttcctccttccttccatCTTTCTCTACctcccttctttcttccttcctactttctctccctccttccttccttccttccctcctctcccttcctccctccttccctccttctttccgcctttctccccccttccttcctcaCTTCCCTCCATCTCTCCTTCCTATCTTCCCTCAATTTTCTTTGCTCTATTTCCTCCCCTTTCCTTTTTTCTCCTTCCTTCCCTTTCTCCCCTTTCCCCTTTCCTTTCCTCTATCCTCTCATTCTTTCCCTTCTTCTCACCTTTTCTTCATGCCTTCCTTCCCTTTCCTACAATTGCTTccactttccttccttcctttcaccTTTTCCTTATCCTTTCCTTCATTCCCTAGTTTACTTGTTATTTCTTCCCTTCTCCTTTGCTTCATTCCTTCCCTTACTTGTTTCTTTCTTATGTTCTCTTTCCTGTCCTTCCCTTATTGCCTTCCTTCCCTTTTATTCCTTTCTGTCCATTTCCTCTActtactttctttttctttctttccttcattcccttcttccttccttccctccctccctcctttgtTCCTTCACTCTCTacttccttccctccctctcttcctccttccctccctccttcctccccTCGCTTTCCTTCTTTCTgattccttcccttcttccccttctCCTTCTTCATTTCCTTGCCTTCTCCTCCCTTTTTCTTCATGCCTTCCTTCCCTTCCCTTTCCTGCCATTCCATCCACTTCCCTTCCTTCATTCCCTTCCTTCCTTTCACCTTTCCCTTCTCCTTTCCTTCATTCTTTCCCTTACCtgttccttcttctcttccccttTCCACCTTTCCTTCATACTTTCCTTCATTCCTTCCGTCCCTTACTTGtttctttcttctcttccctttcctgtcattccttccttcccttccttcctcccttttcTCCCAATGGCGGACCAGCTGCATAAAAGCCTAAGATCAGCATGCAGAATGCCAAGTGGCTACCGAAGGGGTGTAAAGCACATCATCACCTCTGGAGCAGTGTGTTCTCTGGAGTGCTACATCCCCTCTCACTATatgacagtatatacagtgtataaggGAGTGTATATGCTTCCACTTTCTTCATCTCATGCTTGGATTTAATTGAGAATTTCCTGTGATTTACCTTTAAGTGGAGGCTATACAGAGGCACAAGGAGTTACTAAGCTGTCCCTGTGTGGCTGTATAAAGGGACCATGTTAGAGAACATGGGGCCTTggacaaaaaaagtaaaataaccccttcctgctcgcCACCTTAGGGGCATGTTCACATGATGGAAACCACCATGGAATTTTCTGTGTGAATTCAACCtctaaaaactgcagcagaatccgcatccttctttctgcctttttttcccacaGAAACGAGCAGAAACGTGTCAAAATAGCCTCCCATGTATTTTGCCTATTGACCCGGCTAAATCCACATTTGGATTCACGGCAAAACATGGTAGAAAGATGTGGAGTGTGCCgcagtttttagaggtggaatacACAAGGAAAATTCTGCAACGAATTCTACTGAGTGAACATACTTTAAGATAGTTCCATCCtatataataccgccatatactgCCAAGACAGTAATACTAAGCACAGCTTGCATAATACCACTCTATAGTACTCAACTAGCATGCAGTATCTAAATAATACTCCCCCATAATACCGCCATATGCtgccaagataatactgccatatacagctcACATGATACTACTACATGGGCCGTCCACACTGTCTTCTGAACTATCTGTTTAACATACTGAGTTCAGAAGTGTGTTCAAGTCCGACCGCAGGTCTCTGGACTCAACTTGGAGAATCATACATGAGTACGATGCTCTGACTTTGAGTCTGGAGGCCCgcggtcaggccaggacacaAGTCCGAACTCCATATGTTAAACGTATTGTGCAGAAGACAATGTGGACGACCTCTAAAAGTGctcaactaatataaagtatCTAAATAATAGTCCcgcataatactaccatatagaaCTCACATAATACCGCTATCTATTGCTTAAGTAATAGGCAGCATCTATATACAGCTTGTATAGTGCCAGTGTATAGCACTCAGATAATATGCAATATCCAAATAATACTCCCATATAATATTGCCATACTACTGAGATTCAAttcccaaataataccgccatacagtgttAAACAATACTGGGTGGGTGTAGTCAACTCCCGGCATCGTGAACCCCACCTTATACTGGGGCTATTGCTCAGATTGAAGCCCCCTAAAGCCATCCCTGGTTGCCTGTAGTATTGTACACTGATGAGGTGCCATATGGCGCCCCTATAACTTGGTGTCTGACAGACCATCGCACGTTGTTGTGTGGATTCACCATAAGGGGGCGCAGGAGGACCCTTCAGACGTCTGTATGGGAGATGTGCCGTATCGCTGTTCCCTTCGCCATTAACTACTTTTTACCGGATCCATATAAACGCCGCGTCCCTCTGTGCGGCCcgctaactctcatccatccagaCGCCTTTTCAATTTCACATTTCTTATTGATATTGTCATAAACTTGAAGGCGAAGAGAacaaagagtaaaaaaaataaagaaggaaAGTTTTCGCCGCCGCTCGCAGTAAACATTGTTTTCCAAAACAGAAAGTGACATAAATGAGTTGTGATCCGCTCCTGGGAGAGGGAGACGCCGCGCGACGCCAAGTACAAGCGCAGGCTCTAATGGCTCCTCGACGTACAGGAATAGCAGAAGAAACCCTTTCATGTGGAGCGGGGGAGGGGCGCGCAAGACACGGCGCAGGGAAAAACGGAGCTTTCAAGTGTGCAGTTATATCTTCCCCGCGCAGGTCCAGTAATTATAACGGTCATTCCCCACCGCTCTCAGTAAGGCGAGGTGGCAACCAACATGGCCAcaagattagatacagcggctcaaaacacagtatcacacatggtaggattagatacagcagataatATAACATATGGcaagattagatacagcagatatcacacatggtaggattagatacagcagataatataacatatggcaggattagatacagcagatatcacacatggtaggattagatacagcagataatataacatatggcaggattagatacagcagataatATCACACATGGcaagattagatacagcagatagtATCAAACAGTGTAGGATTAGAtgcagcagatagtatcacacatggtcagattagatacagcagacagtatcacatatggaaggattagatacagtagataGTATCGCACAAGGtagtataaggccggctgcacacaagcgtgacgggctccgccgcggaatattccgcggcgaagcccgtcacggcaccccccagagaccccatacttaccagcggatccggcctCTTCGCTCCCTCATGaagcttccccgcccaccgccgcctcgtcacatgacacgcccaccgcgtcacatgacgcggccggccgtgtcatgtgacgcggccggccgtgtcatgtgacgcgccggccgcatcatatgacgcggcggcggtaggcgggaaagcgttttcatgctatcttccgctgtgttacagcgggagatagcgtgaacggacggcttccattgactgcaatggaagccgtccgcgcgtacagcccgtcctcacccgcagcaaatagagcatgctgcgggtgaggacgggagatttcacggtgcggaattccgcaccgtgtgccctgagctattaggttcaatagaatctaatagctgcgggcaacgcagcggattttcgccgcgaattacgcggcggaaatccattcgtgggaaggaggcctaagatatAGCAGGCAGTATCCCACATGGTATGATTAGATacacactatctatctatttatctatctatctcatatctatctatctatctcatatctatctatctatctatctcctatctatctatctatctatctatctcctatctatctatctatctatctatctatctatctatctatctatctatctattatctatctatctcctatctatctatctatctatctatctatctatctatctatctatctatctatctcctatctatctcctatctatctcctatctatctatctatgtatctatctatctcctatctatctatctatctatctatctatctatctatctatctatctcctatctatctcctatctatctatctatctatctatctatctatctcatatctatctatctatctatctatctcatatctatctatctcctatctatctatctcctatctatctatctatctatctatctcatatctatctatctatctatctatctatctatctatctatctatctcctatctatctatctcctatctatctatctatctatctatctatctatctatctatctatctatctatctatctcatatctatctatctatctatctatctatctcctatctatctatctcatatctatctatctatctatctcatatctatctatctatctatctatctatctatctatctatctatctatctatctcctatctatctacctcatatctatctatctatctatctatctatctatctatctatctatctatctcatatctatctcctatctatctatctatctatctatctatctcatatctatctatctatctatctatctcctatctatctatctatctatctatctcttatctatctatctatctatctcatatctatctatctatctcctatctatctatctcctatctatctcctatctatctatctatctatctatctatctatctatctatctatctatctatctatctatctatctatctatatatctcctatctatctatctatctatctatctatctatctatctcatatctatctatctatctatctcctatctatctatctatctatctatctatctatctagctagctagctcatatctatctatctatctatctatctatctatctatctatctcctatctatctatctatctcctatctatctatctatctatctatctcatatctatctacctatctcctatctatctattatctatctatctatctcatatctatctatctatctatctatctatctatctatctatctatctatctatctatctatctatctcctgtctatctatccatctatccatttcatatctatctatctatctatctcctttctatctatctcctatctatctatctcctatctatctatctcctatctatctatctcctatctatctatctcctatctatctatctatctatctatctatctatctatcgcatatctatctcctatctatctcctatctatctatctatctatctatctatctatctatctatctatatatctcctatctatctatctatctatctatctatctatctatctatctcatatctatctatctcctatctatctatctatctatctatctatctatctatctatctatctatctatctcatatctatctatctatctatctcctatctatctatctatctatctatctatctatctatctatctatctatctatctatctagctagctagctcatatctatctatctatctatctatctcctatctatctatctatctcctatctatctatctatctatctatctatctatctatctatctatctatctatctcatatctatctatctatctcatatctatctatctcctatctatctcctatctatctcatatctatctatctatctatctatctatctatctatctatctatctatctatctatctatctatctgtctcctatctatctcctatctatctatctatctatctcctatctatctatctatctatctatctatctatctatctatctatctcctatctatctatctatctcctatctatctatctatctatctatctatctatctatctatctatctatctatctatctatctatctatctatctatctatctgagtaTATGATCAATTTAGGTGATAGTCTTGTTAGTACAAAGAGCGCTACAGGGATATTCTTGTGTTCCAGATCAGGGTTAGACCTCATTCACAGGAGTGTTGCGCTTCCACTGAaatcacattgcatgaaaaaatcgcagcattgcaGCGATCTAATTTCTTTTGGATTTTGCATTTTCTTGTTCATTCACGCAAGCGCATCGCATGAATGGACACTGCAGCAGCGATCGGCTGAATGGCTTCTATTTAACTTTAATAGTTAGATAGAAGCCAGCTGTCTCCTGTAACGAGTGTCGGGGCAGGTAACCTTCCTCCCTGCGATCTCCATCAAAGGATAGGACATGGCCTATATTTTGACGCTGCaaggaaaaatcgcccatgtaaatgaatgcattggaatccattgctGTACATGGTAGTGATTCTCACGCAGCGTTTTCTTGCAGCTAATAGCTATGAGAAAACGGTCGTCTGAATTAGGGTGGCTACCCTCTAAtgaatttttttcctgcaatgtgAGTGTGGGTAAAAACACATGATCATTAAACCAACCATTGAATTCAtggatggctgagcgctgtgaccaatcacaggcagcactcagctgtcattcaatggcttagcattgcctgtgattggctgagtgctcagccaatgacaccagtGCTTTCTGCGggcagggattttttaaatccccggcctccagaagacagaagaagactgccatgccagatagaagagccggacagctcttctaggtgagtatatatgctgttttttgtttttttttttacttttttttacagctggggctgattttcaggaaagggcttatagttcaagcccttccctgaaaatcatgctgcgggggttgcctgcaacacactgctttcaatgggactgcagcagtTCCGACccaattgaaagtaatgggatagcatcacggacatctgccacagttgtgacagctgtggcagagaattccttcacccccgcggtccctgcggagatgaaagaatcctctgccgtagctgtcatagctgtggcagaagtccgcgatgtattccctatgttttcaatggtgctggcgCTGCAGAGTTTTCTCTGCTCTGCAAAGCACTCACTctcacagtgcaagaaaaaatattgctagtgggtagccaccctaaggccttaggtaTGAGATGCTCAGagaatcacaggtcacacagcatttgTGTAAATCGCAAATGATTCCCTTTATTTGTTAAGAAGCCAAAGTATTTATAGTCTTTTAGACAAATCCCTTGAAAACAAGGCCAGAGGCCACCTGACTTACACATATCCATAACTTGGTACAATTCTCTATTACTGGTTACTTATCCTTAGCACATGCAGTCATGTCGGTCTCTAGCAAGACACCTCTCTACTTACATGGTGATTTGCTTACTGTCTGAGATTGTTAATTGGTAATCTATAAGCATTCCTGGGCTTAGTTAAGGCTTACATAGTTGAATATATGtagagaaaattttaaaaaaaaaccctctatcaTCTGTTTTACTATTTGCTGAGCAGAATAGATTTCTAAAACAAAGTCTATTGTTAATCAGCCGACTTCCCCTGAGTAGATACTGGTGTGAACAAAGGTCAATCACAGCTTTTCTTCTTTAGGTCTTCTAATCTTCTGATTGTCCTATTCTTCTGCCCAAATATCTGATTATGTGTGTCAAGTAAATTAGAAAATGCAGTGGGGAACAAGATGGTGTTCAAACACT
This genomic interval carries:
- the LOC136588333 gene encoding cylicin-2-like → MQLVRHWEKREEGREGRNDRKGKRRKKQVRDGRNEGKYEGKVERGREEGTGKGKNEGKEKGKVKGRKGMKEGKWMEWQEREGKEGMKKKGGEGKEMKKEKGKKGRNQKEGKRGEEGGREGGREGGKEVESEGTKEGGREGRKKGMKERKKKKVSRGNGQKGIKGKEGNKGRTGKRT